A window of Natronoarchaeum philippinense contains these coding sequences:
- a CDS encoding dicarboxylate/amino acid:cation symporter, with protein sequence MRQLFRSLWGRYRSVPLIYRIALAFVLGSVAGVAFGERMTVVRPFGDLFLRLLNMLIVPIIVFTLLTGIRQLSPARLGRIGGATVGLYAVTTTVAGLIGLAVANILQPGRGVEFTGGEAQSQAPPSLTEVVLGIVPSNPAAAMAEGNLLATVFFVIVFGIALTYVRAQKEEYADSVDSVFEAFEVGAEAMFVVVRGVLEYGVVGVFALMAVGIGTEGVGVFSSLGALVLAIGIAVVVHIAFTYLFVLMSVVADVSPVAFLAGAKDAMVTAFATRSSTGTLPVTMTNAEDDLRIKERVYSFALPVGATANMDGAAIRQAITVVFAANVVGQPLALAEQVLVLVVAVLISIGTAGVPGAGLVMLTVILNQVGLPLALVGFVAGVDPILGRIATMNNVTGDLAVATVVGKWNDAVDLDGGVWSRDSAGVAEVAPGDD encoded by the coding sequence ATGCGCCAACTGTTTCGCTCCCTCTGGGGACGGTATCGATCCGTACCGCTGATCTATCGCATCGCGCTCGCGTTCGTTCTCGGCTCGGTTGCCGGGGTCGCGTTCGGCGAGCGCATGACTGTCGTCCGCCCATTCGGCGACCTGTTCTTACGGCTTCTCAACATGCTGATCGTCCCGATCATCGTGTTCACGCTACTGACCGGGATTCGCCAGCTCTCCCCGGCGCGACTCGGTCGGATCGGCGGCGCGACGGTCGGGCTGTACGCCGTCACGACGACCGTCGCGGGGCTGATCGGACTGGCCGTCGCAAACATTCTCCAACCCGGCCGCGGCGTCGAGTTCACCGGCGGCGAGGCGCAGTCCCAAGCGCCGCCCTCGCTCACCGAGGTCGTGCTCGGTATCGTCCCGAGCAACCCGGCGGCGGCGATGGCGGAGGGCAACCTGCTTGCGACGGTCTTTTTCGTGATCGTCTTCGGCATCGCGCTGACCTACGTCCGGGCCCAGAAAGAGGAGTACGCCGACAGCGTCGACTCGGTGTTCGAGGCGTTCGAGGTCGGCGCCGAGGCGATGTTCGTCGTCGTCCGCGGCGTCCTCGAGTACGGCGTGGTCGGCGTCTTCGCGCTGATGGCCGTCGGGATCGGAACCGAGGGCGTCGGCGTCTTCTCCTCGCTGGGCGCGCTCGTGCTCGCAATCGGCATCGCCGTCGTCGTTCACATCGCGTTCACGTACCTGTTCGTCCTCATGAGCGTGGTCGCCGACGTGTCGCCGGTCGCGTTTCTGGCGGGCGCGAAAGACGCCATGGTGACGGCGTTTGCCACGCGCTCGTCGACCGGGACGCTCCCGGTGACGATGACCAACGCCGAGGACGACCTCCGCATCAAAGAGCGGGTCTACTCCTTTGCGCTGCCCGTCGGCGCCACCGCGAACATGGACGGCGCCGCCATTCGGCAGGCGATCACCGTCGTGTTCGCCGCCAACGTCGTCGGCCAGCCGCTGGCGCTCGCCGAGCAGGTGCTCGTGCTGGTCGTCGCTGTCCTCATCAGCATCGGAACCGCGGGCGTCCCCGGTGCCGGCCTCGTCATGCTCACCGTCATCCTCAATCAGGTCGGACTCCCGCTGGCTCTGGTCGGCTTCGTCGCCGGCGTCGACCCGATCCTCGGCCGCATCGCCACGATGAACAACGTTACCGGCGATCTGGCTGTCGCCACGGTCGTCGGCAAGTGGAACGACGCGGTCGACCTCGACGGCGGCGTCTGGTCGCGTGACTCAGCGGGCGTTGCCGAAGTCGCGCCCGGCGACGACTGA
- the ilvA gene encoding threonine ammonia-lyase, with protein sequence MLEADDIAEARERVRETSRWTPLEYSHTFSDMTGAEVHLKLETFQRTGAFKIRGATNRIATLSPEDRAAGVVTASAGNHAQGVALAASRAGVDSVVVMPEDAPISKVKATRNYGAEVELHGVDYSEAAERAHEIEREEGRTYLHAFDDEAVMAGQGTIGSEIVDDLPEVDTVVVPIGGGGLISGIATAIKGFDPGVRVIGVQAEGAASAAQSLAKGEIYERESVDTIADGIATRRVGDHTFDVIEERVDEIVTVSDSDIAVAVIYLLERSKTLVEGAGAVPLAAMLAEQFDYEDDEVIVPVLSGGNIDLNTLTTVIMRGLVETGRYVKLRTVLKDRPGALEDLIDVIAEHKVNIYAIQHDRTSRDIGMNAAEVELDLETRSHEHVAELVAGMRDRGYEVELLA encoded by the coding sequence ATGCTCGAGGCCGACGACATCGCCGAGGCTCGCGAACGAGTCCGCGAAACCTCGCGATGGACGCCGCTGGAGTACTCCCACACGTTCTCGGATATGACCGGGGCGGAGGTCCACCTGAAATTAGAGACGTTCCAGCGCACCGGCGCGTTCAAGATCCGTGGCGCGACCAACCGCATCGCAACGCTCTCGCCCGAAGATCGTGCGGCCGGCGTCGTGACCGCAAGCGCCGGCAACCACGCCCAAGGCGTCGCGCTGGCGGCGTCCCGCGCGGGCGTCGACAGCGTCGTCGTGATGCCCGAGGACGCGCCGATCTCGAAAGTGAAAGCGACCCGGAACTACGGCGCCGAGGTGGAGTTACACGGCGTCGACTACAGCGAAGCCGCCGAGCGAGCCCACGAGATCGAGCGCGAGGAGGGCCGCACCTACCTCCACGCGTTCGACGACGAGGCGGTGATGGCCGGGCAGGGGACGATCGGATCCGAGATCGTCGACGACCTCCCCGAGGTCGACACCGTGGTCGTCCCGATCGGCGGGGGCGGTCTCATCTCCGGCATCGCCACCGCGATCAAGGGCTTCGATCCCGGCGTGCGCGTGATCGGCGTCCAAGCCGAGGGTGCCGCCAGCGCCGCCCAGTCGCTGGCGAAAGGCGAGATCTACGAGCGGGAGTCGGTCGACACGATCGCCGACGGCATCGCCACGCGCCGGGTCGGCGACCACACCTTCGACGTGATCGAAGAGCGCGTCGACGAGATCGTCACTGTTTCGGATTCGGATATCGCCGTCGCCGTGATCTACCTGTTAGAGCGCTCGAAGACGCTCGTCGAGGGCGCCGGCGCCGTCCCGCTGGCGGCCATGCTCGCCGAGCAGTTCGACTACGAGGACGACGAAGTGATCGTTCCGGTGCTCTCGGGCGGCAACATCGACCTGAACACGCTGACCACGGTGATCATGCGCGGGCTGGTCGAGACGGGCCGGTACGTCAAGCTCCGGACCGTGCTGAAGGACCGCCCGGGCGCGTTGGAGGACCTGATCGACGTGATCGCCGAACACAAGGTGAACATCTACGCCATCCAGCACGATCGGACCTCGCGCGACATCGGCATGAACGCCGCCGAGGTCGAACTCGATCTGGAGACGCGGAGCCACGAGCACGTCGCGGAACTCGTCGCGGGGATGCGCGATCGCGGATACGAAGTAGAGCTTCTGGCCTGA
- a CDS encoding sensor histidine kinase, with product MASSELAAALYALSGVVSLGVASWIWRRRDHRGARTFIGLLFVVAIWTFVDTAAALSGDAASQWLLWQTVRWSVIAFVPALWFLFTLRYTNLYADYFRPIAALLFAEATAVAVLTLTNGSHQLVWDLDAASQTGPAVATVGPVYVAHMFVTTWLVLGGIVLLLQVIVDARDAHRTQPAVLIAAGSIVLASSVGSAVGSIPIDDVNLTPLGLGLGSVVTAWALYRHRLFDIYPVESETVMTAIRDAVVVVNEDGFVTDYNPAGADLLVVDDPVGTAASEALPFDDSALDVVPSTAADGGAATSSASLPPTDALDGDAESAFGAGGGRDGTDGRTTTELTATVDGERRHFLLDVSRLSQHGDRTGSLLVFRDETTRREQRRELERQSEHMEQFASTVSHDLRNPLTVAESSLELLSRKSDHREAEMVEDSLERMRTIIDESLSFARSGQRLDDADLAAVDLDAAAQAGWDYVDAADATLTVDDDIAVVANEERLQRMLENLFRNAVDHGGADVTVRVGRIGDKSGFYVADDGPGIPDDHRADVFERGFTTDDDGTGFGLAIVDAIAGAHGWEISASESESGGARFDVTGCTVDPRSAADQPGPA from the coding sequence ATGGCATCCTCCGAACTCGCCGCCGCCCTCTACGCGCTCTCCGGGGTCGTCTCGCTCGGCGTGGCGTCGTGGATCTGGCGCCGGCGCGACCACCGCGGGGCGCGAACGTTCATCGGCCTGCTGTTCGTCGTCGCCATCTGGACGTTCGTCGACACGGCAGCAGCCCTCTCGGGCGACGCCGCCTCGCAGTGGCTGCTCTGGCAGACTGTCCGCTGGTCGGTGATCGCGTTCGTCCCCGCGCTCTGGTTTCTGTTCACGCTTCGGTACACGAACCTCTATGCAGACTACTTCCGGCCGATCGCGGCGCTCCTGTTCGCCGAGGCGACGGCCGTCGCTGTACTGACGCTGACCAACGGGAGCCACCAGCTCGTCTGGGATCTCGATGCCGCGTCTCAGACGGGGCCAGCAGTAGCGACGGTCGGCCCGGTGTACGTCGCTCACATGTTCGTCACGACGTGGCTGGTGCTGGGCGGCATCGTCTTGCTGTTACAGGTCATCGTCGACGCCCGGGACGCCCACCGGACCCAGCCGGCGGTGCTGATCGCCGCGGGTTCGATCGTGCTCGCGTCGAGCGTCGGCTCCGCCGTCGGATCGATCCCGATCGACGACGTGAATCTCACGCCGCTGGGGCTGGGACTCGGCAGCGTCGTCACCGCGTGGGCGCTGTACCGACATCGCCTGTTCGACATCTACCCCGTCGAGAGCGAGACGGTCATGACCGCGATCCGCGACGCCGTCGTGGTCGTGAACGAGGATGGCTTCGTCACCGACTACAACCCCGCCGGAGCCGACCTGCTCGTCGTTGACGATCCGGTTGGCACTGCCGCCAGCGAAGCCCTGCCCTTCGACGACTCGGCGCTCGACGTTGTTCCCTCGACGGCCGCCGACGGCGGGGCTGCAACATCTTCGGCTTCGCTCCCTCCGACTGACGCTCTCGACGGCGACGCCGAGAGCGCGTTCGGTGCTGGTGGCGGCCGGGATGGCACGGACGGCCGTACGACGACGGAACTCACCGCGACGGTCGACGGCGAGCGCCGTCACTTCCTACTCGACGTTTCACGGCTGTCCCAGCACGGCGACCGGACAGGATCGCTGCTGGTCTTCCGCGACGAGACGACCCGCCGCGAGCAGCGACGCGAACTCGAGCGCCAGAGCGAGCACATGGAGCAGTTCGCCAGCACGGTTTCTCACGACCTCCGGAATCCCCTGACCGTCGCCGAGAGTTCGCTCGAACTGCTCTCGCGCAAGTCCGACCACCGCGAGGCAGAGATGGTCGAAGATAGTTTAGAGCGTATGCGAACGATCATTGATGAATCGCTCTCCTTTGCCCGGTCGGGCCAGCGCCTCGACGACGCCGATCTCGCGGCGGTCGACCTCGACGCCGCCGCACAGGCGGGCTGGGACTACGTCGACGCTGCCGACGCGACGCTGACCGTCGACGACGACATCGCCGTCGTCGCCAACGAAGAACGGCTCCAACGCATGCTCGAGAACCTGTTCCGTAACGCCGTGGACCACGGCGGCGCCGACGTGACGGTTCGCGTCGGCCGAATCGGGGACAAGTCTGGCTTTTACGTTGCAGACGACGGTCCCGGAATCCCCGACGACCACCGCGCGGACGTGTTCGAGCGCGGCTTCACCACCGACGACGACGGCACCGGCTTCGGGCTGGCGATCGTCGACGCCATCGCCGGCGCGCACGGCTGGGAGATCTCGGCGTCCGAGAGCGAGTCCGGCGGCGCCCGGTTCGACGTGACTGGCTGTACTGTCGATCCGCGCTCCGCCGCCGACCAACCCGGCCCCGCTTGA
- the citZ gene encoding citrate synthase gives MSDEVKKGLEGVLVAESGLSHIDGDVGRLIYRGYAIDDLARDASYEEVLYLLWHGELPTADELDEFRAAMVSERSVDDAVLDTVRDLAAADEDPMAALRTTVSQLSAYDPEGSGHDDGDHEAILRKGRRITAKIPTILAAFSRIRDGDEPIEPREDLTHAENFLYMLNGEEPDDVLAETFDMALVLHADHGLNASTFSAMVTASTLADVHSAVTSAIGTLSGGLHGGANQNVMRMLEEVDDAERDPVDWVDHALDEGRRVPGFGHRVYNVKDPRAVILGEKSEALGEAAGDIKWYEMSVQIEEYMDENKGIAPNVDFYSASTYYQLGIPIDLYTPIFAMSRVGGWVGHVSEYLEDNRLIRPRARYVGDEDQEFVPVDER, from the coding sequence ATGTCCGACGAGGTCAAGAAAGGGCTCGAAGGCGTCCTCGTCGCGGAATCTGGACTCAGCCACATCGACGGCGACGTCGGGCGGCTGATCTACCGCGGCTACGCCATCGACGATCTGGCACGCGACGCGAGCTACGAGGAAGTGCTGTATCTGCTCTGGCACGGGGAGCTTCCCACCGCCGACGAACTCGACGAGTTCCGGGCGGCGATGGTGAGCGAACGCTCCGTCGACGACGCCGTACTCGACACCGTCCGCGACCTCGCCGCCGCCGACGAGGACCCGATGGCGGCGCTCCGAACGACCGTCTCCCAGCTCTCGGCGTACGATCCCGAGGGGAGCGGCCACGACGACGGCGACCACGAGGCAATCCTCCGGAAGGGCCGCCGGATCACCGCCAAGATCCCGACGATTCTCGCGGCGTTCTCGCGCATCCGCGACGGCGACGAGCCGATCGAGCCGCGCGAGGATCTGACCCACGCCGAGAACTTCCTCTACATGCTCAACGGCGAGGAGCCCGACGACGTGCTCGCCGAGACGTTCGACATGGCGCTCGTGCTCCACGCCGACCACGGTCTCAACGCCTCGACGTTCTCGGCGATGGTCACCGCGAGCACGCTCGCTGATGTCCACAGCGCGGTGACGAGCGCGATCGGTACGCTCAGCGGCGGCCTCCACGGCGGCGCCAACCAGAACGTCATGCGGATGCTCGAGGAGGTCGACGACGCCGAGCGCGACCCCGTCGACTGGGTCGACCACGCGCTCGACGAGGGTCGTCGCGTCCCCGGGTTCGGCCACCGCGTCTACAACGTCAAAGACCCGCGCGCCGTGATCCTCGGCGAGAAGTCGGAAGCGCTCGGCGAAGCCGCCGGCGACATCAAGTGGTACGAGATGAGCGTCCAGATCGAGGAGTACATGGACGAGAACAAGGGGATCGCTCCGAACGTCGACTTCTACTCGGCCTCGACGTACTACCAGCTCGGCATCCCGATCGACCTCTATACGCCCATCTTCGCCATGAGCCGCGTCGGCGGCTGGGTCGGCCACGTCAGCGAGTACCTCGAGGACAATCGCCTGATCCGACCGCGTGCGCGCTACGTCGGCGACGAGGACCAAGAGTTCGTCCCGGTCGACGAACGATAG
- a CDS encoding stage II sporulation protein M, whose amino-acid sequence MRIDDAVGIAVRGYRSRPSGVLPYYLLGTSTAAVTQTIWLIGVTATYFTLSAQGTLAPILTELRALGPLQIDDPTTFPDSTDALVTAFEAAVTPTLIAVVGATVVLSVVVTLAVTATAAAGQVHAVHAVLDGREPIRAGVDGILRDAVSFVALLVLQAIAMLAVVGLLLAGIVAAAATGPAGTLLAIVLVPAVPLAVLTVRLAFLFARQAVVVDGVGALAGVRHSLGYLRTNPVDAIIFLILSVVTLIALGVVTTMLSAVGMSAVGSLVGLAVAFPLLTFVKTALYVGHADGELPAPPAAAGTAASRLDAELRAGAAALGRFVSSRPLLQAASGAVFALGGALGWRAAAGVDGVLEASIAARLAGWFPPTAMANLAANNWQVGVAQAYGGFLGGIPTLASLLFNGISLGAIARIEVDPIALLTFVAPHGVVEIPGLIVAGALGLHLGGVGVRAATGGADRADLAAAVGRAYRILIGLALVFLVAAAIEAFVSPYYADLLGL is encoded by the coding sequence ATGCGCATCGACGACGCTGTCGGCATCGCCGTTCGTGGCTATCGGTCACGTCCGTCCGGCGTGCTTCCATACTACCTGCTCGGCACGTCGACAGCCGCCGTCACCCAGACGATCTGGCTGATCGGCGTCACAGCGACGTATTTCACGCTCTCGGCCCAAGGGACGCTCGCCCCAATTCTGACCGAACTACGAGCGCTCGGCCCGCTCCAGATCGACGACCCGACGACGTTTCCTGATTCGACCGACGCGCTCGTCACGGCGTTTGAAGCCGCCGTGACGCCGACGCTGATTGCCGTCGTCGGAGCGACGGTGGTGCTGTCGGTCGTCGTCACGCTGGCCGTCACCGCGACGGCCGCTGCGGGACAGGTCCACGCCGTCCACGCGGTGCTCGACGGACGCGAGCCGATCCGGGCGGGCGTCGACGGCATCCTCCGCGACGCCGTCTCGTTCGTGGCGCTGTTGGTGCTGCAAGCGATCGCCATGCTCGCCGTCGTCGGACTGTTGCTGGCTGGCATCGTCGCGGCCGCCGCCACCGGGCCCGCCGGAACGCTGCTTGCGATCGTGCTCGTGCCAGCGGTCCCCCTCGCCGTCCTCACAGTCAGGCTCGCCTTTCTGTTCGCTCGCCAGGCGGTCGTCGTCGACGGCGTCGGCGCTCTCGCCGGCGTCCGTCACAGCCTCGGATACCTCCGAACGAATCCGGTCGACGCGATCATCTTTCTGATCCTGTCGGTCGTCACGCTGATCGCACTGGGCGTGGTGACGACGATGCTGTCGGCGGTCGGCATGTCCGCGGTCGGCTCACTGGTCGGGCTCGCCGTCGCCTTCCCGCTGCTCACCTTCGTCAAGACGGCGCTGTACGTCGGCCACGCCGACGGCGAGCTTCCGGCCCCGCCGGCAGCCGCCGGCACCGCGGCGTCGCGGCTGGACGCCGAACTGCGGGCCGGCGCCGCTGCACTCGGCCGTTTTGTCTCGTCCCGGCCGCTGTTGCAGGCCGCCAGCGGCGCCGTCTTCGCGCTCGGCGGGGCGCTCGGCTGGCGCGCCGCCGCCGGCGTCGACGGCGTGCTCGAAGCGTCGATCGCAGCGCGGTTGGCCGGTTGGTTTCCGCCGACCGCGATGGCGAATCTCGCGGCCAACAACTGGCAGGTCGGCGTCGCGCAGGCCTACGGCGGCTTTCTGGGCGGCATCCCGACGCTCGCCTCGCTGCTGTTCAACGGCATCTCGCTGGGTGCGATCGCCCGGATCGAAGTCGACCCGATCGCGCTCCTGACGTTCGTCGCGCCCCACGGCGTCGTCGAGATTCCCGGCCTGATCGTCGCCGGCGCGCTCGGGTTGCACCTCGGCGGCGTCGGCGTCCGCGCGGCGACTGGTGGTGCTGATCGAGCCGACCTCGCGGCGGCCGTCGGCCGCGCCTACCGCATCCTGATCGGCCTCGCGCTGGTCTTTCTGGTTGCCGCCGCCATCGAGGCGTTCGTCAGCCCCTACTACGCTGACCTGCTGGGACTCTGA
- the thsB gene encoding thermosome subunit beta, with amino-acid sequence MQQGQPMIVMSEDSQRVKDRDAQDYNIDAARAVAESVRSTLGPKGMDKMLVDSMGDVTITNDGVTILQEMDIDNPTAEMIIEVAETQEDEAGDGTTTAVATAGELLKNAEDLLEQDIHPTAIIKGFHLASEQARKEVDDIAEDVDASDEELLRSVAETSMTGKGAELNKEHLSQLIVDAVRQVTVENEVDESVVDLEFLNIETQTGRSAGESELLEGAVIDKDPVHDNMPSDAEDADVLLLDSAVEVEETDVDTEVNVTDPSQLQQFLDREEDQLKEKVQQIVDTGADVVFCQKGIDDLAQHYLAKEGILAVRRAKKSDIEFLKEVVGANVVSDLSSASADDLGHGDVTRDDADDLFYVTGDDSHGATLLLRGSTDHVVDELERGVNDALDVVAQTVSDGRVVAGGGAIEVEVARRLRDFADGVSGREQLAVEAYADSLELVPRVLAGNAGLDSIDTLVDLRAAHEDGEQRAGLNVFSSEVEDTLDAGVVEPAHAKEQALSSATEAANLVLKIDDIISAGELSTDKGDDEAGGPGGAPGGMGGMGGGMGGMM; translated from the coding sequence ATGCAGCAGGGACAGCCGATGATCGTAATGAGCGAGGACTCCCAGCGCGTCAAGGACCGCGACGCGCAGGATTACAACATCGACGCCGCTCGCGCGGTCGCCGAGTCCGTCCGCTCGACGCTCGGCCCCAAGGGGATGGACAAGATGCTCGTCGACTCGATGGGCGACGTGACCATCACCAACGACGGCGTCACCATCCTCCAGGAGATGGACATCGACAACCCGACGGCCGAGATGATCATCGAGGTCGCCGAAACGCAGGAAGACGAGGCTGGCGACGGGACAACGACGGCGGTCGCCACCGCCGGCGAACTCCTCAAGAACGCCGAGGACCTCCTCGAACAGGACATCCACCCGACGGCGATCATCAAAGGCTTCCACCTCGCCAGCGAGCAGGCCCGCAAGGAAGTCGACGACATCGCCGAGGATGTCGACGCCTCCGACGAGGAACTGCTGCGCTCGGTCGCCGAAACGTCGATGACCGGCAAGGGCGCCGAGCTCAACAAAGAGCACCTCAGCCAGCTCATCGTGGACGCCGTCCGGCAGGTCACCGTCGAGAACGAGGTCGACGAGAGCGTCGTCGATCTGGAGTTCCTCAACATCGAGACCCAGACGGGCCGCTCGGCCGGCGAGTCCGAACTGCTCGAAGGCGCCGTCATCGACAAGGACCCCGTCCACGACAACATGCCCAGCGACGCCGAGGACGCCGACGTGCTCCTGCTGGACTCGGCCGTCGAGGTCGAGGAGACCGACGTGGACACCGAGGTCAACGTCACCGACCCGAGCCAGCTCCAGCAGTTCCTCGACCGCGAGGAAGACCAGCTCAAGGAGAAGGTCCAGCAGATCGTCGACACGGGCGCAGACGTCGTGTTCTGCCAGAAGGGCATCGACGACCTCGCCCAGCACTATCTCGCAAAGGAAGGCATCCTCGCGGTCCGTCGCGCGAAGAAGTCCGACATCGAGTTCCTCAAGGAAGTCGTCGGCGCCAACGTCGTTTCGGACCTTTCGAGCGCCAGTGCCGACGACCTCGGCCACGGCGACGTGACGCGTGACGACGCCGACGACCTGTTCTACGTCACCGGCGACGACAGCCACGGCGCGACGCTGCTGCTGCGCGGCTCGACCGACCACGTCGTCGACGAGCTCGAACGCGGCGTCAACGACGCGCTCGACGTCGTCGCACAGACCGTCTCGGACGGCCGCGTGGTCGCCGGCGGCGGCGCCATCGAGGTCGAGGTCGCACGACGCCTGCGCGACTTCGCCGACGGCGTCTCCGGCCGCGAGCAGCTGGCCGTCGAGGCCTACGCCGACTCGCTGGAGCTCGTCCCCCGCGTGCTGGCCGGCAACGCCGGGCTGGACTCGATCGACACGCTGGTCGACCTGCGCGCTGCCCACGAGGACGGCGAGCAGCGCGCCGGCCTGAACGTGTTCTCCAGCGAGGTCGAGGACACGCTCGACGCTGGCGTCGTCGAACCGGCCCACGCCAAGGAGCAGGCGCTGTCGTCTGCTACCGAGGCCGCGAACCTCGTGCTCAAGATCGACGACATCATCTCCGCCGGCGAACTGTCGACCGACAAGGGCGACGACGAGGCCGGCGGCCCCGGCGGCGCGCCCGGCGGCATGGGCGGTATGGGCGGCGGCATGGGCGGCATGATGTAA
- a CDS encoding Rid family detoxifying hydrolase, whose amino-acid sequence MKRVINTTDAPRAVGAYSQATTNGDLVFTAGQIPLTPEGELLDDEPIAVQTRQSLDNIVAILDEEGLSPDDVLKVTVYLDDIEEFEEMNETYSNYFETDPPARSAVEVGALPKGVGVEIEAVAAQP is encoded by the coding sequence ATGAAACGCGTCATCAACACGACCGACGCACCGCGGGCCGTCGGCGCCTACAGCCAAGCGACGACGAACGGCGATCTGGTCTTCACCGCGGGCCAGATTCCCCTGACTCCGGAAGGCGAACTCCTCGACGACGAGCCGATCGCTGTCCAGACCCGGCAGTCGCTCGATAACATCGTCGCCATTCTCGACGAGGAGGGGCTGAGCCCCGACGACGTGCTGAAGGTGACGGTGTATCTCGACGACATCGAGGAGTTCGAGGAGATGAACGAGACCTACAGCAACTACTTCGAGACCGATCCGCCGGCCCGCAGCGCCGTCGAGGTCGGCGCGCTCCCCAAAGGCGTCGGCGTCGAGATCGAAGCCGTCGCCGCCCAGCCGTGA
- the lrp gene encoding HTH-type transcriptional regulator Lrp, with product MTYENLDAKLVNALLDDGRASLRSLAEELDVSVTTVSNHLSDLEDDGVIEGYTPKINYNELDFDVTAVIQLKVEGNALPDITDRLDQQKQMTSVYEVTGGYDIIAIGKFEDTDGMNAQIKTLLTDPDIKESNTSVVLNATSENEQFELDLEE from the coding sequence ATGACGTACGAAAATCTCGACGCAAAATTGGTGAATGCGCTGTTGGACGACGGTCGCGCGAGCCTGCGGAGCCTCGCCGAGGAACTCGACGTGTCGGTGACGACGGTGTCGAATCACCTCAGCGATCTCGAAGACGACGGCGTCATCGAGGGCTACACCCCCAAGATCAACTACAACGAACTGGACTTCGACGTGACCGCGGTGATCCAGCTCAAGGTCGAGGGCAACGCCCTGCCCGACATCACGGACCGACTCGACCAGCAAAAGCAGATGACCAGCGTCTACGAGGTCACCGGCGGCTACGACATCATTGCCATCGGCAAGTTCGAGGACACAGACGGGATGAACGCTCAGATCAAGACGCTGCTGACCGACCCCGATATCAAGGAGTCTAACACCAGCGTCGTGCTCAACGCGACCAGCGAGAACGAGCAGTTCGAACTCGATCTCGAGGAGTAA
- a CDS encoding DUF7536 family protein, translating to MSQDRQGEDDRDQLVAFARELEVGRNAKWSMVLGFAFATLLYVVFVVIPAETTQSPVLYLGLAFVVFFATSLSLTIAFTGVTAWRRAREL from the coding sequence GTGTCACAGGACCGTCAGGGCGAGGACGACCGCGACCAGCTCGTCGCGTTCGCCCGCGAACTCGAAGTCGGCCGAAACGCCAAGTGGTCGATGGTGCTCGGCTTTGCCTTCGCTACGCTGCTGTACGTCGTGTTCGTCGTGATACCCGCCGAGACGACCCAGTCACCGGTGCTGTATCTCGGGCTGGCGTTCGTCGTGTTTTTCGCCACGTCGCTGTCGCTGACGATCGCGTTTACCGGCGTCACGGCGTGGCGACGCGCCCGGGAGCTGTGA